In a single window of the Thermoanaerobaculia bacterium genome:
- a CDS encoding IPT/TIG domain-containing protein, which yields MAALAFGTARTAQAAPPTCTTSPNLTSVTPDFGPQSGNTAVVLNGTGFCSSGLKVWFGSNKVTNANIDFVSSTEIDVNTPSSGAVGPVTVRVQQQTSAKGKQSRLVNGFNYTCVGCTVSPVSLQFEGVDTVQQQTEPNGVLEPGESAVVIKPTVQNTSGSTEDSVTGAITGFTGPQNTA from the coding sequence GTGGCCGCTCTCGCGTTCGGGACGGCGCGGACCGCGCAGGCGGCGCCGCCGACGTGTACGACATCACCGAACCTGACGAGCGTCACGCCTGATTTTGGACCGCAATCGGGCAACACGGCGGTCGTCCTCAACGGCACCGGATTCTGCTCCAGCGGGCTGAAGGTCTGGTTCGGCTCGAACAAAGTGACGAACGCGAACATCGACTTCGTCAGCTCGACCGAGATCGACGTCAATACGCCCTCCTCGGGCGCCGTCGGCCCCGTCACCGTCCGCGTCCAGCAGCAGACCTCGGCGAAGGGCAAGCAGAGCCGCCTCGTGAACGGGTTCAACTACACCTGCGTCGGCTGCACCGTTTCTCCCGTGTCTCTCCAGTTCGAAGGCGTCGACACCGTTCAGCAGCAGACCGAACCCAACGGCGTCCTCGAGCCCGGAGAATCGGCCGTGGTCATCAAGCCGACCGTCCAGAACACGAGCGGCTCCACGGAAGACTCCGTGACCGGCGCGATCACGGGCTTCACCGGGCCCCAGAACACCGCC
- a CDS encoding transglycosylase SLT domain-containing protein, translated as MEIFGAFPGFPKAVKRGFAAIFLGLCGFSLPASASLAIFNDGRVVKIADYRVSGKDIEITLPGGGGYTTSLLTIERIVDDEVAPAPPEMDAVKPRKSLPDLSYKPVRNASIHGRYDRLIDEECRKANLDVAFVSAVIRAESNFNPWAVSRKGARGLMQLMPATAARLGVRRIFDPASNIRGGVRYLKELCVRFSNAPELVLAAYNAGEDTVDSYGGMPPYRETVSYVKKILSWWSPAPAAPTV; from the coding sequence ATGGAAATTTTCGGGGCCTTTCCCGGGTTCCCGAAAGCAGTGAAGCGTGGTTTTGCCGCCATTTTCCTGGGTTTGTGCGGGTTTTCTCTTCCCGCGTCGGCGTCGCTCGCGATCTTCAACGACGGCCGGGTCGTGAAAATCGCCGACTACCGGGTCTCGGGAAAGGACATTGAGATCACGCTGCCGGGCGGCGGGGGATACACGACCTCGCTCCTGACGATCGAGCGAATCGTCGATGATGAGGTCGCGCCCGCCCCGCCGGAGATGGACGCGGTCAAGCCGCGCAAATCGCTTCCGGATCTCTCCTACAAGCCGGTGCGAAATGCCTCGATCCACGGCCGTTACGACCGGCTCATCGACGAGGAGTGCCGCAAGGCGAACCTCGACGTCGCGTTCGTCTCCGCCGTCATCCGCGCCGAGTCGAACTTCAATCCCTGGGCCGTGTCGCGCAAGGGGGCGCGCGGGCTGATGCAGCTCATGCCCGCGACCGCCGCGCGCCTCGGCGTGCGGAGGATCTTCGATCCGGCCTCGAACATCCGCGGAGGCGTCCGGTACCTCAAGGAGCTTTGTGTTCGATTTTCGAACGCCCCCGAGCTCGTTCTCGCCGCCTACAACGCCGGCGAAGACACGGTCGATTCATACGGCGGCATGCCGCCGTACCGGGAAACCGTCAGCTACGTCAAGAAGATCCTCTCCTGGTGGTCACCCGCGCCGGCGGCTCCGACCGTATAG
- a CDS encoding PaaI family thioesterase has product MDGISPDLKERLSERLRNHPIAAMLHPTIEDLSLDGCVLRMPFRPEVSNGYGAVHGGVLATLADSAMAFALSTNFDGEMGFATADLTIHYFKRARTDVTARARVVKKGKRINVGIIDLYDTGGDLVATVLTSFLLTDPADAAECDAL; this is encoded by the coding sequence ATGGATGGCATTTCGCCGGACTTGAAGGAGAGGCTCTCCGAACGGCTCCGGAACCACCCGATCGCGGCCATGCTCCACCCGACGATCGAAGACCTCTCGCTCGACGGGTGCGTCCTTCGGATGCCGTTCCGGCCGGAGGTCTCCAACGGCTACGGCGCCGTCCACGGGGGGGTGCTCGCGACCCTGGCCGACTCGGCCATGGCCTTCGCCCTCTCGACGAATTTCGACGGAGAAATGGGGTTTGCGACCGCGGACCTCACGATCCATTACTTCAAGAGGGCGCGCACGGACGTCACCGCGCGCGCCCGCGTGGTCAAGAAAGGAAAACGCATCAACGTGGGAATCATCGACCTGTACGACACGGGGGGAGACCTGGTCGCGACCGTGCTGACCTCCTTCCTCCTCACGGACCCGGCCGACGCGGCCGAGTGCGACGCGCTGTGA
- a CDS encoding NYN domain-containing protein, producing the protein MRHRKKPAETAAAAAALAPPFEIFEAPAPVLPPAVAAPETVMFTSSGGPSPMPISSNDEQRLAVFIDFDNLAIGAREAKYPKFDIDLMLERLLEKGKIVYKKAYADWSRYLDYKRPFHENAIELIDIPQRSYTGKNSADIRLVVDAMDLCYSKGHITTFVIASGDSDFSPLVSKLKENDKRTLGVGVKNSSSDLLVSNCDEFIFYEDLVRGPAAGLPSLDQLPEKRREVFGLMLDSILALKRENKDVIWGSMVKQTMQRKKPYFNESYYGFDSFSTLLEEAQRLGLVQLKKDAKSGGFIIAT; encoded by the coding sequence GTGCGCCACCGCAAGAAGCCGGCCGAGACGGCCGCCGCGGCGGCCGCGCTCGCCCCTCCCTTCGAGATCTTCGAGGCGCCGGCGCCGGTGCTGCCGCCCGCGGTCGCGGCTCCCGAGACCGTCATGTTCACGTCCAGCGGAGGACCGTCCCCGATGCCGATCTCTTCCAACGACGAGCAGCGCCTGGCGGTCTTCATCGACTTCGACAACCTCGCGATCGGCGCCCGCGAGGCCAAGTACCCGAAGTTCGACATCGACCTCATGCTCGAGCGGCTGCTCGAGAAGGGGAAGATCGTCTACAAGAAGGCGTACGCCGACTGGAGCCGGTACCTCGACTACAAGCGTCCTTTCCACGAGAACGCGATCGAGCTGATCGACATCCCGCAGCGGAGCTACACGGGGAAGAACTCGGCCGACATCCGGCTCGTCGTGGACGCGATGGACCTGTGCTACTCGAAGGGGCACATCACGACCTTCGTGATCGCGTCGGGTGACTCCGACTTCTCGCCGCTCGTCTCGAAGCTCAAGGAGAACGACAAGCGCACCCTCGGTGTCGGCGTGAAGAACTCCTCGTCGGACCTCCTCGTCTCCAACTGCGACGAGTTCATCTTCTACGAGGACCTCGTGCGCGGGCCCGCCGCGGGTCTGCCGTCGCTCGACCAGCTCCCGGAGAAGCGGCGCGAGGTGTTCGGCCTGATGCTCGACTCGATCCTCGCCCTGAAGCGCGAGAACAAGGACGTCATCTGGGGATCGATGGTCAAGCAGACGATGCAGCGCAAGAAGCCGTATTTCAACGAGAGTTACTACGGGTTCGACTCGTTCTCGACCCTGCTCGAGGAGGCCCAGCGTCTCGGCCTGGTTCAGCTCAAGAAGGACGCCAAGAGCGGCGGCTTCATCATCGCCACGTGA
- a CDS encoding NUDIX hydrolase: MSWRRLRSEPLGDFKIFTIRRDRIVSPRTHEELDFYVLDGADWVNVIPLTEEGNLLLVRQYRHGTEETTIEIPGGGVDPADESPVAAARRELLEETGHAAERWKDLGFVHPNPAIQSNRCWTFVAEGCRRVAPPRLDPGEDIEIFEAAPDEVRAMLKDGKITHSLVVAAFARYW; this comes from the coding sequence GTGAGCTGGCGGCGCCTCCGTTCCGAGCCGCTCGGCGACTTCAAGATCTTCACGATCCGGCGCGACCGGATCGTCTCGCCGCGCACGCACGAAGAGCTCGACTTCTACGTCCTGGACGGCGCGGATTGGGTCAACGTCATCCCGCTGACGGAGGAAGGCAACCTCCTCCTCGTGCGGCAGTACCGGCACGGGACCGAGGAGACGACGATCGAGATCCCGGGCGGGGGCGTCGACCCGGCCGACGAGAGCCCGGTCGCGGCCGCGCGCCGCGAGCTCCTCGAGGAGACGGGGCACGCGGCCGAGCGGTGGAAGGACCTCGGGTTCGTCCATCCGAACCCCGCAATCCAGTCGAACCGTTGCTGGACGTTCGTCGCCGAGGGTTGCCGGCGCGTCGCCCCGCCGCGGCTCGACCCGGGAGAGGACATCGAGATCTTCGAGGCCGCGCCGGACGAGGTGAGGGCGATGCTGAAGGACGGCAAAATCACTCACTCGCTCGTGGTCGCGGCCTTCGCGCGTTATTGGTAG
- a CDS encoding thiamine pyrophosphate-dependent enzyme — protein MSTAEKPKTGAAAGLISRFAALAIEQFPEGFETLRSAFESVFRAAGAPESAEGLEALRGPLADALRRALPSRAPRGTPETTPGVAPSDRLASGASRVVDACDGFLAREAIAASLTEGEKLEILRGMILTRAVDNRLKAFFTGGEVRWKNASFQGKGFRSLGQEAIYAAGIRLRRGSCYAGEGPWRGDVVAPLIRDLGLALAMRPDRDTVRMVLSAQMGKAGPPMDGKDLHVGDFGRGILPASAPLASSSLTIAGLALAFAMDRTGQVAVSLIGEGGTSLGEWHEAINLCAARKLPALFCVQNNQTALSTPVSEQCAARVFAEKAAGYGIPGVTVDGTDPEAVAAAFAWAAGRAREGKGPALIELVAMRMCGHAHHDDMLYLGRDPQPSWEYPEPSESGYADRERYAFWARRDPIARWAEKLSAEGVLASGDLERFREEAARLVEEEARNVVAAPWPAPESAGEGVFAGEPPRRRLEPLEGRAERTNAAPAMPPAEPGLPFDPKGKTFLEAVMLGVGDALRADPRVFVFGEDVGGKYGNAFLLLRPLLAEFGERILNSPLSEGAVIGACVGAALAGKRPIGEMQFNDFVATGFNGLVNNAAKDRYRWGGGVPMVLRMPWGGLRHAGPYHSQNTEPWFYRTPGLKIVVPSTPEDARAFMAAAVLDPDPVLYYEHIALYRDPRIKQTIPEAAPAPLPIGKAALRRAGNDVAIVSYGAYVHVARRVADTLAADGIDCAVLDLRSLAPLDRDALLAAARHCGRVLIVHEDSRTGGIGESLAAIVQEECFEYLDAPIRILGALDTPVPYSPPLEEFFLPSETEIETAVRLLAAY, from the coding sequence ATGTCCACGGCCGAGAAACCGAAGACCGGCGCCGCCGCCGGACTCATCTCCCGCTTCGCGGCGTTGGCGATCGAGCAGTTCCCGGAGGGCTTCGAGACGCTGCGCTCCGCCTTCGAGAGCGTTTTTCGCGCGGCGGGCGCGCCCGAATCCGCCGAAGGGCTCGAGGCGCTGCGCGGACCACTCGCCGACGCGCTCCGCCGTGCGCTCCCGTCGCGCGCGCCGCGCGGCACCCCGGAAACGACGCCCGGCGTGGCGCCCTCCGATCGTCTCGCGTCGGGCGCCTCCCGCGTCGTCGACGCCTGCGACGGCTTCCTCGCGCGCGAGGCGATCGCCGCGTCGCTGACGGAGGGCGAGAAGCTCGAGATCCTTCGCGGCATGATCCTCACGCGCGCCGTGGACAATCGCCTCAAGGCGTTCTTCACCGGCGGCGAGGTTCGCTGGAAGAACGCGTCGTTCCAGGGGAAGGGCTTCCGGTCGCTCGGTCAGGAGGCGATCTACGCGGCGGGGATCCGCCTGCGCCGCGGCTCGTGCTATGCGGGCGAGGGCCCCTGGCGCGGCGACGTCGTCGCTCCGCTGATCCGCGATCTCGGGCTCGCGCTCGCGATGCGGCCGGATCGGGACACCGTGCGGATGGTGCTCTCGGCGCAGATGGGGAAGGCGGGCCCGCCGATGGACGGCAAGGACCTCCACGTCGGCGACTTCGGACGCGGAATCCTCCCCGCCTCGGCGCCGCTCGCGAGCTCGTCGCTGACGATCGCCGGCCTCGCGCTCGCCTTCGCGATGGACCGAACCGGTCAGGTCGCCGTCTCGCTCATCGGCGAGGGAGGCACGTCGCTCGGCGAGTGGCACGAAGCGATCAACCTGTGCGCGGCGAGGAAGCTCCCGGCCCTCTTCTGCGTCCAGAACAACCAGACCGCGCTCTCGACGCCGGTATCCGAGCAGTGCGCGGCGCGCGTCTTCGCCGAGAAGGCGGCGGGATACGGAATCCCCGGCGTCACGGTCGACGGGACCGATCCGGAAGCGGTCGCGGCGGCCTTCGCGTGGGCGGCGGGACGCGCCCGCGAAGGAAAGGGCCCGGCGCTCATCGAGCTCGTCGCGATGCGGATGTGCGGCCACGCTCATCACGACGACATGCTCTACCTCGGCCGCGACCCGCAGCCGTCGTGGGAGTATCCCGAGCCCTCGGAGTCCGGGTACGCGGACCGGGAGCGCTACGCGTTCTGGGCGCGGCGCGATCCGATCGCGCGGTGGGCGGAAAAGCTCTCCGCGGAGGGCGTCCTCGCCTCCGGCGATCTCGAGCGGTTCCGGGAGGAGGCGGCGCGGCTCGTCGAGGAGGAGGCGCGCAACGTCGTCGCGGCGCCGTGGCCCGCGCCCGAGAGCGCGGGCGAAGGGGTTTTCGCCGGAGAGCCGCCCCGCCGGCGCCTCGAGCCCCTCGAAGGCCGAGCCGAAAGGACGAACGCCGCCCCCGCGATGCCTCCGGCCGAGCCGGGACTCCCCTTCGACCCGAAGGGAAAGACCTTCCTCGAGGCGGTCATGCTCGGCGTCGGCGACGCGCTGCGCGCGGACCCGCGCGTCTTCGTGTTCGGCGAGGACGTCGGCGGGAAGTACGGCAACGCCTTCCTGCTGCTGCGTCCGCTGCTCGCCGAGTTCGGCGAACGGATCCTCAACTCCCCTCTTTCGGAAGGCGCCGTCATCGGCGCCTGCGTGGGCGCCGCGCTCGCCGGGAAGCGGCCGATCGGCGAGATGCAGTTCAACGACTTCGTCGCCACGGGATTCAACGGGCTCGTCAACAACGCCGCGAAGGACCGGTACCGCTGGGGCGGCGGCGTTCCCATGGTCCTCCGGATGCCGTGGGGAGGGCTCCGTCACGCCGGCCCGTACCACAGCCAGAACACGGAGCCGTGGTTCTACCGCACGCCGGGGCTGAAGATCGTCGTGCCGTCGACTCCCGAGGACGCCCGCGCGTTCATGGCCGCCGCCGTCCTCGACCCCGACCCGGTCCTCTATTACGAGCACATCGCGCTCTACCGGGACCCGAGGATCAAGCAGACGATTCCCGAGGCGGCCCCCGCGCCGCTGCCGATCGGTAAGGCCGCGCTGCGCCGCGCGGGCAACGACGTCGCGATCGTTTCGTACGGCGCTTACGTGCACGTCGCGCGTCGGGTCGCGGACACGCTCGCCGCCGACGGCATCGACTGCGCCGTCCTGGACCTTCGGAGCCTCGCTCCCCTCGACCGCGATGCGCTGCTCGCCGCCGCCCGCCACTGCGGGCGGGTCCTGATCGTGCACGAAGATTCGCGCACGGGGGGAATCGGCGAGAGCCTCGCGGCGATCGTTCAGGAAGAGTGCTTCGAGTATCTCGACGCGCCGATCCGGATCCTCGGCGCGCTCGACACCCCCGTTCCCTACTCCCCGCCGCTCGAGGAATTCTTCCTGCCGTCGGAGACGGAAATCGAGACTGCTGTCCGGCTCCTCGCCGCTTACTGA